The proteins below are encoded in one region of Puntigrus tetrazona isolate hp1 chromosome 5, ASM1883169v1, whole genome shotgun sequence:
- the si:ch211-12e13.10 gene encoding uncharacterized protein si:ch211-12e13.10, with amino-acid sequence MQFKVQRKVQHYRRSVASNGNNFFLYLNICQLKISFYYRMKRLLIFASLLSITLCFPVGSPLQKRERRRRQLGFGYGYGHGQAYPFYVPFFQPGLNDDFTPEIYIDHSRPSIPKPVAPRPAVTSLPRRTTSKVPITGDDPCSPPRVDDLNGDHLPVLIYVDPKEWSSISGNQPFSPGQSSDLQPALAIVPGLFLPASEGSQVTQSPFRDTHGLKAPDSIRVPESHRKDC; translated from the exons atgcaatttaaagTACAAAGGAAGGTGCAACACTACAGAAGGTCCGTGGCATCTAATGGTAACAATTTCTTTTTGTACTTAAACATTTGTCAACTTAAAATCAGTTTCTACTATAGGATGAAGAGACTCCTCATCTTCGCCAGCCTATTAAGCATCACCCTTTGCTTCCCGGTGGGTTCACCTTTACAGAAG AGAGAAAGACGCAGACGTCAGCTGGGTTTTGGTTATGGATACGGGCATGGGCAGGCTTATCCGTTCTATGTTCCCTTCTTCCAGCCTGGCCTTAACGATGATTTCACTCCTGAAATTTACATTGATCACAGCAGACCTTCCATTCCCAAGCCAGTGGCTCCCAGGCCTGCCGTGACCTCCCTGCCACGCCGGACAACATCAAAGGTGCCAATTACTGGCGATGACCCCTGCTCTCCACCAAGAGTTGACGATTTAAACGGCGATCATCTGCCGGTTCTCATTTATGTTGACCCCAAGGAGTGGAGCTCGATAAGTGGGAACCAACCCTTTTCACCCGGTCAGTCCAGCGATCTTCAGCCAGCCTTGGCCATTGTCCCGGGCCTTTTCCTCCCCGCATCCGAGGGTAGCCAAGTAACACAAAGTCCCTTTCGAGATACCCACGGGCTAAAAGCTCCAGACTCGATAAGGGTCCCTGAATCTCACAGAAAAGATTGTTAA
- the lrp13 gene encoding prolow-density lipoprotein receptor-related protein 1 isoform X1: MCLLVLLNVASGIFLLLRAECVQAAVASRGVPLHCRLGFKPCKDGSECVLYSHVCDGENDCPDGSDEDECAAVCSIGQFQCAHGKKCIERRQVCDGVAQCQDRSDEVDCFKPEEGCGHRCDKNRCIPESFVCDGDADCADGSDEASCDISPGDDNDIKEEEEEKKTENEVSGSPHVTKGPLHCSFGSKLCRDGTDCVLFNHLCDGELDCNDGSDEDDCSEKCENGQFQCAHGKKCIERRQVCDGVAQCQDRSDEVDCFKPEEGCGHRCDKNRCIPESFVCDGDADCADGSDEASCGEESCSSAEWQCSSGQCVSVSMRCDGHPDCRDHSDEEGCTEPPPCSTQRRCPKSQECLLDEWMCDGETDCKDGTDEKNCKESPVQCGEFQWPCSSNTQCIPEAWRCDGAEDCRDGSDESACPSVSCPPHMFQCGSSECVDPSQLCNGVTNCLDGSDEGGTCKTDKCSDPSKCAQDCHSTPTGKRCFCRMGYKPVDSGAVCVDVDECVDRPDFCSHYCNNTQGSFECSCSHGYVLEPDGHSCKITGEPYLLASVQSEVFLLGLRSSSLDVLLSSEKHFVLSLDYDWQKQRVYWINLNTDNIKWLSLDQKSKGTFIRGINADSLAVDWVARNLYWADGVNSQINAVGLDGDVTRTTDRVVILSEDLGQLRSIALLPQEGIMFWSETGDEAQIERAGMDGSDRRVLVSRSLRWPVSLTVDSLHHKIYWTDEKLKCIGSANFDGGDIKILQMMETPSPFSVSVFNDKVYWSDTKRGTIQRAHKITGKLRQVLLKRPGQPFGLKVIHGLFQVGVPNPCASQRCSHLCVLSPGMKAVCKCPSQLLLDEDGLSCSKHKDLSFLLFLSPAAVTQVYLQNRHGNMGLKNWPEHRRFDLPNMNKPTMLDLVLRDLTLYVSDSGQPIVGLFKMKDTALVPRGKLLQLHKDSLRTFSVDWITLNVYWSSEKLHGLQVTSSDGAHTSVIIKDGVGAIDSIAVDPPSGHLCFSNKVQEGHTTRVECAYMNGQNRTVVWSNSVRPTSLILTDEGNKLYWADTGLSVIGSVSVDGSGYKEIKTEGSLIAFALVNKVLVWITKKESTKCWFSDDEHTGKLWFEVDADIVGLKAFAKSRQKGTNLCSNGNGGCGHLCLAFPGGMACHCDHNHRLVNSRDCSPDPRCPEGTKPCLSEHICLPLEQFCNGVADCPDHSDENCLQDKQNNVWLNPKVFRPGLSDNVIPENVESEACSVTLCNGNGNCETQNGVTVCVCEAGYTGEHCLDASSGLSEGPLLYGVVGLCAALVVLGAIFGIIQRKKATNRRQTTRVMDTQETGMKKLERREKSSEKKSNGKDTEFSEENVVTSVD; the protein is encoded by the exons ATGTGTTTGTTAGTGCTGCTGAACGTCGCTTCAGGGATCTTTCTGCTTCTGAGAG CTGAATGCGTGCAGGCTGCAGTAGCTTCTCGTGGTGTTCCCCTGCACTGCAGACTGGGCTTCAAACCCTGTAAGGACGGATCAGAGTGTGTGCTGTACAGTCATGTGTGTGACGGCGAGAACGACTGTCCTGACGGCTCTGATGAAGACGAATGTGCTGCTGTCTGCAGCATAG GTCAGTTTCAGTGTGCCCACGGTAAGAAGTGCATCGAGCGCCGGCAGGTGTGTGACGGTGTGGCTCAGTGTCAGGATCGCTCCGATGAAGTCGACTGCTTCAAGCCAGAGGAGGGCTGCGGTCATCGCTGCGATAAAAACCGCTGCATCCCAGAATCCTTTGTCTGTGATGGAGATGCAGACTGTGCTGACGGCAGCGATGAAGCCAGCTGTG ATATCAGCCCTGGTGATGATAATGACAtcaaagaggaggaagaggaaaaaaagacggAGAATGAAGTCTCAGGAAGCCCTCATGTAACTAAAGGACCTCTGCACTGTTCATTCGGCTCCAAGTTATGTAGAGACGGGACGGACTGTGTACTCTTTAATCACTTGTGTGACGGCGAGCTTGACTGTAATGACGGGTCTGATGAAGACGACTGCTCTGAGAAGTGTGAAAATG GTCAGTTTCAGTGTGCCCACGGTAAGAAGTGCATCGAGCGCCGGCAGGTGTGTGACGGTGTGGCTCAGTGTCAGGATCGCTCCGATGAAGTCGACTGCTTCAAGCCAGAGGAGGGCTGCGGTCACCGCTGCGATAAAAACCGCTGCATCCCAGAATCCTTTGTCTGTGATGGAGATGCAGACTGTGCTGACGGCAGCGATGAAGCCAGCTGTG GTGAGGAGAGCTGCAGCAGTGCTGAATGGCAGTGCAGCAGCGGTCAGTGCGTTTCAGTCAGTATGCGCTGTGATGGACACCCGGACTGCAGAGATCATTCAGACGAGGAGGGCTGCACCGAACCTCCGCCCTGCAGCACACAGCGCCGCTGTCCGAAGAGCCAGGAGTGTCTGCTGGACGAGTGGATGTGTGACGGAGAGACGGACTGCAAGGATGGCACGGATGAGAAG AACTGTAAGGAGTCTCCAGTGCAGTGCGGTGAGTTCCAGTGGCCTTGCAGCTCTAACACGCAGTGTATTCCTGAAGCCTGGCGCTGTGACGGCGCTGAAGACTGCAGGGATGGAAGCGACGAATCTGCTT GTCCGAGTGTGTCCTGTCCTCCTCACATGTTCCAGTGTGGTAGCTCGGAGTGTGTGGACCCGTCTCAGCTCTGTAATGGAGTCACTAACTGTCTGGACGGTTCTGACGAGGGTGGGACCTGTAAGACGGACAAATGTTCTGATCCGTCAAAGTGTGCACAGGACTGCCACAGCACACCTACAGGCAAG CGCTGTTTTTGCAGGATGGGCTACAAGCCCGTGGATAGTGGTGCGGTGTGTGTTGATGTGGATGAGTGTGTGGACCGTCCAGACTTCTGTTCACACTACTGTAACAACACTCAGGGCTCATTCGAGTGCTCTTGTAGTCATGGTTATGTTCTGGAACCTGATGGCCACAGTTGCAAAATCACAG GTGAGCCGTACCTGCTGGCATCTGTGCAGTCTGAGGTCTTCCTGCTGGGTCTGAGGAGCTCCAGTCTGGACGTTCTGCTCTCGtcagaaaagcattttgttCTATCACTTGACTACGACTGGCAGAAGCAGAGAGTGTACTGGATCAACCTCAACACGGACAACATAAAATGGTTGTCACTAGATCAGAAGAGCAAAGGAACCTTTATTAGAG GTATCAATGCAGACAGTCTGGCAGTGGACTGGGTGGCGAGAAACCTCTACTGGGCTGATGGCGTCAACAGCCAGATCAACGCAGTAGGACTGGACGGTGACGTCACCAGAACCACAGACCGTGTGGTGATCCTGAGTGAAGATCTAGGGCAGCTTCGCTCCATCGCTCTGCTGCCACAGGAAGG AATTATGTTCTGGTCAGAAACTGGGGATGAGGCTCAGATAGAAAGAGCAGGAATGGACGGCTCAGACAGACGTGTGCTGGTCAGTCGCTCTCTCCGATGGCCGGTCAGTTTGACAGTGGACTCCCTGCATCACAAAATCTACTGGACAGATGAGAAACTCAAGTGCATAGGATCAGCCAATTTTGATGGAGGAGATATTAAg ATCTTGCAGATGATGGAGACCCCCAGTCCATTCTCAGTATCTGTATTCAATGATAAGGTCTACTGGTCTGATACCAAACGAGGAACCATTCAGAGAGCTCACAAAATCACGGGCAAACTGCGCCAAGTCCTGCTCAAACGTCCTGGACAGCCATTTGGTTTAAAG gtcATTCATGGACTTTTCCAAGTGGGCGTCCCTAACCCGTGTGCTTCCCAGCGCTGCTCTCACCTGTGTGTTTTATCCCCGGGGATGAAGGCTGTGTGCAAGTGTCCGTCTCAGTTGCTGCTGGATGAAGACGGGCTGAGCTGCTCCAAACACAAAGACTTGTCCTTCCTGCTGTTTCTTTCTCCAGCTGCAGTCACGCAG GTTTATTTACAGAACAGACATGGCAACATGGGCCTGAAGAACTGGCCTGAACATCGGCGTTTCGACCTTCCCAACATGAACAAGCCGACCATGTTAGATTTAGTGCTGCGTGACCTCACCCTGTACGTGTCCGATAGCGGGCAGCCCATTGTAGGGCTCTTCAAGATGAAGGATACAGCGCTGGTGCCTCGTGGGAAGCTGCTCCAGCTACATAAGGACTCGCTGCGCACGTTCTCAGTGGACTGGATCACTTTGAACGTGTACTGGAGCAGCGAGAAGCTGCACGGCCTGCAGGTCACCTCGTCGGATGGAGCACACACCAGTGTGATAATAAAGGACGGTGTCGGAGCCATTGACTCTATTGCTGTAGACCCACCCAGCGGACACCTCTGCTTCTCAAACAAAGTCCAGGAAGGTCACACGACGCGGGTGGAGTGTGCCTATATGAACGGACAGAACAGGACAGTGGTGTGGAGTAATTCAGTCCGGCCAACTTCACTGATCTTGACAGATGAAGGGAATAAACTGTACTGGGCCGACACTG GTCTCTCAGTAATCGGTTCAGTTTCTGTAGATGGTTCTGGATACAAGGAAATAAAGACAGAAGGCAGCTTGATTGCATTTGCCTTGGTTAATAAAGTTCTTGTTTggattacaaaaaaag AGTCCACTAAGTGTTGGTTTAGTGATGACGAGCATACAGGGAAACTGTGGTTTGAAGTGGACGCCGACATTGTGGGTCTGAAAGCCTTCGCAAAGTCAAGACAAAAAG GCACCAATCTGTGCTCTAATGGTAATGGAGGTTGCGGTCACCTCTGTCTTGCGTTCCCCGGAGGAATGGCATGCCACTGTGACCATAATCACCGCCTGGTCAACAGCAGAGACTGCAGTCCAGACCCCCGCTGCCCTGAAGGCACCAAACCATGCCTGAGCGAACACATCTGTCTACCTCTGGAGCAGTTCTGCAACGGCGTCGCCGACTGCCCAGATCATTCTGACGAGAACT GTTTACAGGATAAGCAGAATAATGTCTGGCTCAATCCTAAAGTGTTTCGTCCAGGCTTGAGTGATAATGTCATACCAGAGAACGTGGAGTCTGAGGCTTGTAGTGTTACACTGTGTAACGGCAACGGTAACTGTGAAACCCAGAACggagtgactgtgtgtgtctgtgaggcGGGTTACACCGGAGAGCACTGCCTGGATGCTTCGAGCGGCCTCTCAGAGGGGCCACTTCTCTATGGAGTAGTCGGACTGTGTGCCGCTTTGGTCGTCCTGGGGGCCATCTTCGGTATCATTCAGAGGAAAAAAGCCACAAACCGGAG GCAAACCACGCGGGTTATGGACACGCAGGAAACGGGCATGAAGAAACTAGAAAGACGAGAGAAATCTTCAGAGAAAAAATCTAATGGAAAAGACACCGAATTCTCAGAG GAAAATGTGGTAACGTCTGTGGACTAG
- the lrp13 gene encoding low-density lipoprotein receptor-related protein 2 isoform X2, which yields MCLLVLLNVASGIFLLLRAECVQAAVASRGVPLHCRLGFKPCKDGSECVLYSHVCDGENDCPDGSDEDECAAVCSIGQFQCAHGKKCIERRQVCDGVAQCQDRSDEVDCFKPEEGCGHRCDKNRCIPESFVCDGDADCADGSDEASCGEESCSSAEWQCSSGQCVSVSMRCDGHPDCRDHSDEEGCTEPPPCSTQRRCPKSQECLLDEWMCDGETDCKDGTDEKNCKESPVQCGEFQWPCSSNTQCIPEAWRCDGAEDCRDGSDESACPSVSCPPHMFQCGSSECVDPSQLCNGVTNCLDGSDEGGTCKTDKCSDPSKCAQDCHSTPTGKRCFCRMGYKPVDSGAVCVDVDECVDRPDFCSHYCNNTQGSFECSCSHGYVLEPDGHSCKITGEPYLLASVQSEVFLLGLRSSSLDVLLSSEKHFVLSLDYDWQKQRVYWINLNTDNIKWLSLDQKSKGTFIRGINADSLAVDWVARNLYWADGVNSQINAVGLDGDVTRTTDRVVILSEDLGQLRSIALLPQEGIMFWSETGDEAQIERAGMDGSDRRVLVSRSLRWPVSLTVDSLHHKIYWTDEKLKCIGSANFDGGDIKILQMMETPSPFSVSVFNDKVYWSDTKRGTIQRAHKITGKLRQVLLKRPGQPFGLKVIHGLFQVGVPNPCASQRCSHLCVLSPGMKAVCKCPSQLLLDEDGLSCSKHKDLSFLLFLSPAAVTQVYLQNRHGNMGLKNWPEHRRFDLPNMNKPTMLDLVLRDLTLYVSDSGQPIVGLFKMKDTALVPRGKLLQLHKDSLRTFSVDWITLNVYWSSEKLHGLQVTSSDGAHTSVIIKDGVGAIDSIAVDPPSGHLCFSNKVQEGHTTRVECAYMNGQNRTVVWSNSVRPTSLILTDEGNKLYWADTGLSVIGSVSVDGSGYKEIKTEGSLIAFALVNKVLVWITKKESTKCWFSDDEHTGKLWFEVDADIVGLKAFAKSRQKGTNLCSNGNGGCGHLCLAFPGGMACHCDHNHRLVNSRDCSPDPRCPEGTKPCLSEHICLPLEQFCNGVADCPDHSDENCLQDKQNNVWLNPKVFRPGLSDNVIPENVESEACSVTLCNGNGNCETQNGVTVCVCEAGYTGEHCLDASSGLSEGPLLYGVVGLCAALVVLGAIFGIIQRKKATNRRQTTRVMDTQETGMKKLERREKSSEKKSNGKDTEFSEENVVTSVD from the exons ATGTGTTTGTTAGTGCTGCTGAACGTCGCTTCAGGGATCTTTCTGCTTCTGAGAG CTGAATGCGTGCAGGCTGCAGTAGCTTCTCGTGGTGTTCCCCTGCACTGCAGACTGGGCTTCAAACCCTGTAAGGACGGATCAGAGTGTGTGCTGTACAGTCATGTGTGTGACGGCGAGAACGACTGTCCTGACGGCTCTGATGAAGACGAATGTGCTGCTGTCTGCAGCATAG GTCAGTTTCAGTGTGCCCACGGTAAGAAGTGCATCGAGCGCCGGCAGGTGTGTGACGGTGTGGCTCAGTGTCAGGATCGCTCCGATGAAGTCGACTGCTTCAAGCCAGAGGAGGGCTGCGGTCATCGCTGCGATAAAAACCGCTGCATCCCAGAATCCTTTGTCTGTGATGGAGATGCAGACTGTGCTGACGGCAGCGATGAAGCCAGCTGTG GTGAGGAGAGCTGCAGCAGTGCTGAATGGCAGTGCAGCAGCGGTCAGTGCGTTTCAGTCAGTATGCGCTGTGATGGACACCCGGACTGCAGAGATCATTCAGACGAGGAGGGCTGCACCGAACCTCCGCCCTGCAGCACACAGCGCCGCTGTCCGAAGAGCCAGGAGTGTCTGCTGGACGAGTGGATGTGTGACGGAGAGACGGACTGCAAGGATGGCACGGATGAGAAG AACTGTAAGGAGTCTCCAGTGCAGTGCGGTGAGTTCCAGTGGCCTTGCAGCTCTAACACGCAGTGTATTCCTGAAGCCTGGCGCTGTGACGGCGCTGAAGACTGCAGGGATGGAAGCGACGAATCTGCTT GTCCGAGTGTGTCCTGTCCTCCTCACATGTTCCAGTGTGGTAGCTCGGAGTGTGTGGACCCGTCTCAGCTCTGTAATGGAGTCACTAACTGTCTGGACGGTTCTGACGAGGGTGGGACCTGTAAGACGGACAAATGTTCTGATCCGTCAAAGTGTGCACAGGACTGCCACAGCACACCTACAGGCAAG CGCTGTTTTTGCAGGATGGGCTACAAGCCCGTGGATAGTGGTGCGGTGTGTGTTGATGTGGATGAGTGTGTGGACCGTCCAGACTTCTGTTCACACTACTGTAACAACACTCAGGGCTCATTCGAGTGCTCTTGTAGTCATGGTTATGTTCTGGAACCTGATGGCCACAGTTGCAAAATCACAG GTGAGCCGTACCTGCTGGCATCTGTGCAGTCTGAGGTCTTCCTGCTGGGTCTGAGGAGCTCCAGTCTGGACGTTCTGCTCTCGtcagaaaagcattttgttCTATCACTTGACTACGACTGGCAGAAGCAGAGAGTGTACTGGATCAACCTCAACACGGACAACATAAAATGGTTGTCACTAGATCAGAAGAGCAAAGGAACCTTTATTAGAG GTATCAATGCAGACAGTCTGGCAGTGGACTGGGTGGCGAGAAACCTCTACTGGGCTGATGGCGTCAACAGCCAGATCAACGCAGTAGGACTGGACGGTGACGTCACCAGAACCACAGACCGTGTGGTGATCCTGAGTGAAGATCTAGGGCAGCTTCGCTCCATCGCTCTGCTGCCACAGGAAGG AATTATGTTCTGGTCAGAAACTGGGGATGAGGCTCAGATAGAAAGAGCAGGAATGGACGGCTCAGACAGACGTGTGCTGGTCAGTCGCTCTCTCCGATGGCCGGTCAGTTTGACAGTGGACTCCCTGCATCACAAAATCTACTGGACAGATGAGAAACTCAAGTGCATAGGATCAGCCAATTTTGATGGAGGAGATATTAAg ATCTTGCAGATGATGGAGACCCCCAGTCCATTCTCAGTATCTGTATTCAATGATAAGGTCTACTGGTCTGATACCAAACGAGGAACCATTCAGAGAGCTCACAAAATCACGGGCAAACTGCGCCAAGTCCTGCTCAAACGTCCTGGACAGCCATTTGGTTTAAAG gtcATTCATGGACTTTTCCAAGTGGGCGTCCCTAACCCGTGTGCTTCCCAGCGCTGCTCTCACCTGTGTGTTTTATCCCCGGGGATGAAGGCTGTGTGCAAGTGTCCGTCTCAGTTGCTGCTGGATGAAGACGGGCTGAGCTGCTCCAAACACAAAGACTTGTCCTTCCTGCTGTTTCTTTCTCCAGCTGCAGTCACGCAG GTTTATTTACAGAACAGACATGGCAACATGGGCCTGAAGAACTGGCCTGAACATCGGCGTTTCGACCTTCCCAACATGAACAAGCCGACCATGTTAGATTTAGTGCTGCGTGACCTCACCCTGTACGTGTCCGATAGCGGGCAGCCCATTGTAGGGCTCTTCAAGATGAAGGATACAGCGCTGGTGCCTCGTGGGAAGCTGCTCCAGCTACATAAGGACTCGCTGCGCACGTTCTCAGTGGACTGGATCACTTTGAACGTGTACTGGAGCAGCGAGAAGCTGCACGGCCTGCAGGTCACCTCGTCGGATGGAGCACACACCAGTGTGATAATAAAGGACGGTGTCGGAGCCATTGACTCTATTGCTGTAGACCCACCCAGCGGACACCTCTGCTTCTCAAACAAAGTCCAGGAAGGTCACACGACGCGGGTGGAGTGTGCCTATATGAACGGACAGAACAGGACAGTGGTGTGGAGTAATTCAGTCCGGCCAACTTCACTGATCTTGACAGATGAAGGGAATAAACTGTACTGGGCCGACACTG GTCTCTCAGTAATCGGTTCAGTTTCTGTAGATGGTTCTGGATACAAGGAAATAAAGACAGAAGGCAGCTTGATTGCATTTGCCTTGGTTAATAAAGTTCTTGTTTggattacaaaaaaag AGTCCACTAAGTGTTGGTTTAGTGATGACGAGCATACAGGGAAACTGTGGTTTGAAGTGGACGCCGACATTGTGGGTCTGAAAGCCTTCGCAAAGTCAAGACAAAAAG GCACCAATCTGTGCTCTAATGGTAATGGAGGTTGCGGTCACCTCTGTCTTGCGTTCCCCGGAGGAATGGCATGCCACTGTGACCATAATCACCGCCTGGTCAACAGCAGAGACTGCAGTCCAGACCCCCGCTGCCCTGAAGGCACCAAACCATGCCTGAGCGAACACATCTGTCTACCTCTGGAGCAGTTCTGCAACGGCGTCGCCGACTGCCCAGATCATTCTGACGAGAACT GTTTACAGGATAAGCAGAATAATGTCTGGCTCAATCCTAAAGTGTTTCGTCCAGGCTTGAGTGATAATGTCATACCAGAGAACGTGGAGTCTGAGGCTTGTAGTGTTACACTGTGTAACGGCAACGGTAACTGTGAAACCCAGAACggagtgactgtgtgtgtctgtgaggcGGGTTACACCGGAGAGCACTGCCTGGATGCTTCGAGCGGCCTCTCAGAGGGGCCACTTCTCTATGGAGTAGTCGGACTGTGTGCCGCTTTGGTCGTCCTGGGGGCCATCTTCGGTATCATTCAGAGGAAAAAAGCCACAAACCGGAG GCAAACCACGCGGGTTATGGACACGCAGGAAACGGGCATGAAGAAACTAGAAAGACGAGAGAAATCTTCAGAGAAAAAATCTAATGGAAAAGACACCGAATTCTCAGAG GAAAATGTGGTAACGTCTGTGGACTAG
- the si:ch211-12e13.1 gene encoding uncharacterized protein si:ch211-12e13.1 isoform X1 produces MMNRDMDRFSTFVAVVSGVSLFYLFHSVFYVSHVSFKTHTVFDSQRHLPGSVYLMTRYMYESLRKKRGTIRKNTDTNDELAFTLINCRYDVVSLRRFCSVSGYDWDYPDSVFRDVPLCYPEFLFSRLLSMIVCSERFRLSPLGLLSVRESLSLMDAVDELKRGKFSLQIRVLEYRTVSAGVEVDLTLTVSRDQQTVWSSTLTLLSPNNTYRPDSQPDLEITHDPVSERCISLTVPWSTAVRSTSVFGDLCPLPVFVWLGFTHPTMHPLWMFSRCMAEMEKHKGVEAVRAPLTVSVCYKQPVSLPRKVNIRVSENTRKTFSLEDHRTGTLYLSGQIKQQTSEKAE; encoded by the exons ATGATGAACCGGGATATGGATCGTTTTAGCACATTCGTGGCCGTGGTGTCAGGTGTATCCTTGTTTTATCTCTTTCACTCGGTGTTTTACGTTTCTCACGTCTCATTTAAAACTCACACGGTCTTTGACTCCCAGAGACACCTGCCGGGTTCAGTTTACCTCATGACCAGATACATGTATGAATCTCTCCGCAAAAAACGAGGAACAATTAGGAAAAACACAGACACGAATGACGAGCTTGCGTTCACTTTGATCAACTGCAG GTATGATGTCGTATCTTTGAGGAGGTTCTGCAGCGTTTCAGGTTATGATTGGGACTATCCTGACAGTGTCTTCAGAGACGTTCCCTTGTGCTACCCTGAGTTTCTCTTCAGCAGACTTCTCTCTATGATTGTGTGCTCCGAGAGATTCAGACTAAGCCCTTTGG GTCTGTTAAGTGTCCGTGAGAGTTTGAGTTTGATGGATGCCGTGGATGAGCTGAAGAGAGGAAAGTTCTCCCTGCAGATCAGAGTGCTGGAGTACAGGACTGTTAGTGCCGGAGTGGAGGTGGATCTCACTTTAACTGTATCCAGAGATCAGCAGACCGTTTGGAGCAGCACACTGACCCTACTCTCTCCCAACAATACATACAGACCTGATTCTCAGCCTGACTTGGAGATCACCCATG ATCCGGTCTCGGAGAGATGCATCAGCCTGACTGTTCCTTGGTCCACAGCTGTGAGGAGCACCTCGGTGTTTGGTGACCTTTGCCCTCTGCCTGTGTTCGTTTGGCTGGGATTTACCCATCCCACCATGCACCCGCTGTGGATGTTCTCCAGATGCATGGCAGAAATGGAGAAACACAAAG GAGTAGAAGCGGTGAGAGCTCCTCTGACTGTGTCAGTCTGTTACAAACAGCCTGTATCATTACCAAGGAAAGTCAACATCAGAGTCAGTGAAAACACTAGAAAGACCTTTTCGTTGGAGGACCACAGAACCGGGACGCTGTACCTCTCGGGACAGATAAAACAACAGACAAGCGAGAAAGCAGAATGA
- the si:ch211-12e13.1 gene encoding uncharacterized protein si:ch211-12e13.1 isoform X2, translating to MTRYMYESLRKKRGTIRKNTDTNDELAFTLINCRYDVVSLRRFCSVSGYDWDYPDSVFRDVPLCYPEFLFSRLLSMIVCSERFRLSPLGLLSVRESLSLMDAVDELKRGKFSLQIRVLEYRTVSAGVEVDLTLTVSRDQQTVWSSTLTLLSPNNTYRPDSQPDLEITHDPVSERCISLTVPWSTAVRSTSVFGDLCPLPVFVWLGFTHPTMHPLWMFSRCMAEMEKHKGVEAVRAPLTVSVCYKQPVSLPRKVNIRVSENTRKTFSLEDHRTGTLYLSGQIKQQTSEKAE from the exons ATGACCAGATACATGTATGAATCTCTCCGCAAAAAACGAGGAACAATTAGGAAAAACACAGACACGAATGACGAGCTTGCGTTCACTTTGATCAACTGCAG GTATGATGTCGTATCTTTGAGGAGGTTCTGCAGCGTTTCAGGTTATGATTGGGACTATCCTGACAGTGTCTTCAGAGACGTTCCCTTGTGCTACCCTGAGTTTCTCTTCAGCAGACTTCTCTCTATGATTGTGTGCTCCGAGAGATTCAGACTAAGCCCTTTGG GTCTGTTAAGTGTCCGTGAGAGTTTGAGTTTGATGGATGCCGTGGATGAGCTGAAGAGAGGAAAGTTCTCCCTGCAGATCAGAGTGCTGGAGTACAGGACTGTTAGTGCCGGAGTGGAGGTGGATCTCACTTTAACTGTATCCAGAGATCAGCAGACCGTTTGGAGCAGCACACTGACCCTACTCTCTCCCAACAATACATACAGACCTGATTCTCAGCCTGACTTGGAGATCACCCATG ATCCGGTCTCGGAGAGATGCATCAGCCTGACTGTTCCTTGGTCCACAGCTGTGAGGAGCACCTCGGTGTTTGGTGACCTTTGCCCTCTGCCTGTGTTCGTTTGGCTGGGATTTACCCATCCCACCATGCACCCGCTGTGGATGTTCTCCAGATGCATGGCAGAAATGGAGAAACACAAAG GAGTAGAAGCGGTGAGAGCTCCTCTGACTGTGTCAGTCTGTTACAAACAGCCTGTATCATTACCAAGGAAAGTCAACATCAGAGTCAGTGAAAACACTAGAAAGACCTTTTCGTTGGAGGACCACAGAACCGGGACGCTGTACCTCTCGGGACAGATAAAACAACAGACAAGCGAGAAAGCAGAATGA